In Colletotrichum higginsianum IMI 349063 chromosome 1, whole genome shotgun sequence, one genomic interval encodes:
- a CDS encoding Redoxin: MAFRFAARRMALARPAVPARAFHSTPRAFVKTGDAVPDLDVLVENSPGNKVNLAEEFAKVNNGLIIGVPAAFSPACSASHIPSYINHPKLKEQGAVFVVSVNDPFVMKAWGDQLDPAGQTGIRFLGDPAGEFTKSLEVDFDSKAIFGNDRSKRYTLVIENGKVKEAHVEPDNIGTKVSLADKVLG, translated from the exons ATGGCTTTCCGTTTCGCAGCAAGAAGAATGGCCCTCGCGCGCCCCGCCGTCCCGGCTAGAGCCTTCCACTCGACGCCTCGCGCCTTTGTCAAGACGGGAGACGCCGTGCCCGACTTGGACGTGCTCGTAGAGAACTCGCCCGGCAACAAGGtcaacctcgccgaggagttcgccaaggtcaacaacggcctcatcatcggggtccccgccgccttctcgccCGCGTGTTCGGCGAGCCACATCCCCTCGTACATCAACCACcccaagctcaaggagcagGGCGCCGTGTTCGTCGTCTCAGTCAACGACCCCTTTGT GATGAAGGCTTGGGGTGACCAATTGGACCCGGCTGGCCAGACTGGC ATCCGATTCCTCGGCGACCCCGCCGGCGAGTTTACCAAGTCGCTCGAGGTCGATTTTGACAGCAAAGCCATCTTTGGAAACGACCGCAGCAAGCGTTACACCCTCGTCATCGAGAacggcaaggtcaaggaggctCACGTCGAGCCCGACAACATTGGCACCAAGG TCTCCTTGGCCGACAAGGTCCTTGGTTAA